A stretch of the Cucurbita pepo subsp. pepo cultivar mu-cu-16 chromosome LG16, ASM280686v2, whole genome shotgun sequence genome encodes the following:
- the LOC111777436 gene encoding pentatricopeptide repeat-containing protein At1g11290, chloroplastic-like — translation MYCSTRPLRSAARFLKASWKSNHVSFRALISCNHEDYEDDSIQSSLQNVSQNQNLSDNVDIQFLVQLLRNGSPPTPHILSKTISACTKSGLLDLGIQVHSAIVKLGFSLNPYISSALVDMYGKCWSMSKAQKVFDEMQCPNVVTWNSLVTGYLQAGCPLMAITWFLEMLKQGIEPTPFSLSGVLVGCSQLQAGKLGTQLHGVSLKLRFSSNVVVGTGLIDMYSKCCNLEDSRRVFDIMSDKNVFTWTSMITGYAWNQQPHEAMVLMREMLHLDLKPNYMTYNSLLSSFSCPHHFDQCKQIHCRVIAQGFESNNYIAATLVTAYSECCSSLEDYRKVCSNIKISDQISWNAVIAGFSNLGIGEEALECFIQMRRENIDVDFFTFTSIFRAIGIGSALEEGKQIHGLVYKTGYGLNLFVQNGLVSMYARCGAISDSKKVFSTMNEHDLISWNTLLSGCAYHGCGEEVINLFEQMRRTSVKPDDTSFLAVLTACSHVGLLDKGLEYFNLMRNRLVEPPKLEHYATVVDLFGRAGNLHEAEAFIENIPIEPGISIYKALLSACLVHGNKDIAIRTAKKLLELYPHDSATYIMLSNVLGRDGYWDDAARIRRLMSNRGVKKNPGFSWM, via the coding sequence ATGTACTGCTCCACTCGCCCCCTACGAAGCGCTGCTCGTTTTCTCAAGGCCTCCTGGAAATCAAACCACGTAAGTTTCAGAGCTTTGATTTCTTGTAATCACGAGGATTACGAAGATGATTCCATCCAATCCAGCCTTCAAAACGTTAGCCAAAACCAGAATTTATCAGACAATGTCGACATCCAATTCCTGGTTCAATTACTGCGAAATGGGTCTCCTCCGACCCCTCATATTCTCAGTAAAACCATATCCGCCTGCACGAAATCCGGCCTTCTGGACTTGGGAATTCAAGTCCACTCAGCCATTGTCAAGCTTGGTTTTTCTCTCAACCCTTATATTTCTAGTGCTCTTGTCGATATGTATGGTAAATGTTGGTCCATGTCGAAGGCCCAGAAggtgttcgatgaaatgcAGTGTCCAAATGTAGTCACTTGGAATTCGTTGGTTACTGGTTATTTGCAAGCAGGCTGTCCTTTAATGGCAATTACTTGGTTTTTAGAGATGCTAAAGCAGGGGATTGAACCCACCCCCTTCAGTTTATCTGGTGTTCTTGTGGGCTGCTCTCAGTTACAAGCTGGAAAGCTTGGAACTCAACTACATGGTGTTAGTTTGAAACTAAGGTTTTCGTCTAATGTTGTTGTGGGTACAGGGTTAATTGACATGTACTCCAAGTGTTGCAATCTCGAAGACTCGAGGAGAGTGTTCGATATAATGTCGGATAAAAACGTGTTTACTTGGACTTCAATGATCACTGGTTATGCTTGGAATCAGCAACCTCATGAGGCAATGGTTTTGATGCGAGAAATGCTGCATCTGGATCTTAAACCAAATTATATGACTTATAATAGCTTGCTAAGTTCATTTTCATGTCCCCATCATTTTGATCAATGCAAGCAAATTCATTGCCGGGTAATAGCGCAAGGGTTCGAGAGTAATAACTATATAGCTGCTACCCTTGTTACTGCATATTCAGAATGTTGCAGTAGCTTGGAAGACTATAGGAAGGTTTGctcaaacattaaaatatcAGATCAGATTTCATGGAATGCTGTTATAGCTGGTTTTTCTAACTTGGGCATAGGTGAGGAAGCTTTGGAATGTTTCATTCAAATGAGGCGGGAAAATATTGATGTAGACTTTTTCACGTTTACAAGCATTTTTAGGGCCATAGGGATAGGTTCAGCTCTAGAAGAAGGAAAGCAAATTCATGGTCTAGTGTATAAAACTGGATATGGCCTAAATTTATTCGTCCAAAATGGTCTTGTATCTATGTATGCTAGATGTGGTGCTATCAGTGATTCAAAGAAAGTGTTCTCGACGATGAACGAGCATGACTTAATATCATGGAATACATTGCTTTCAGGATGTGCTTACCATGGTTGTGGTGAAGAGGTCATTAACTTGTTTGAGCAAATGAGGAGGACATCAGTCAAACCAGATGATACCTCCTTCCTTGCTGTGCTCACTGCTTGTAGTCATGTGGGTTTGCTGGACAAGGGACTTGAATATTTCAACTTGATGAGAAATAGATTGGTTGAACCTCCAAAACTGGAGCATTACGCTACAGTAGTCGACCTTTTTGGTCGAGCGGGAAATCTTCACGAAGCTGAAGCTTTCATTGAAAACATCCCTATAGAACCAGGGATATCAATTTACAAAGCTTTGCTGAGTGCTTGCCTAGTCCATGGGAATAAAGATATTGCCATTCGGACTGCAAAAAAGCTTCTGGAACTATATCCACATGACTCAGCTACTTACATCATGCTGTCAAATGTGTTGGGGAGAGATGGTTATTGGGATGATGCTGCTAGGATAAGGAGGCTAATGTCCAATAGAGGAGTCAAGAAAAACCCTGGTTTCAGTTGGATGTGA